A window of Candidatus Glassbacteria bacterium genomic DNA:
ACGATCTGATCGAGAGTGGCGCACCTGGCGGCCTGGCGCCAGACTCGCTCGATCATCGGCCTGCCGGCAATCATCGCCAGCGCTTTGCCCGGAAAGCGGCTCGAGGCCCAGCGGGCCGGAATAACTCCGAGAACTTTATCTTTTTGAGGTGGCAACGTTTTCTCCCGTGTGCTCCTGGTTGACTTAACGGCTTGATCAGGGTAAATATACTTCCCGGCACGACCGGCCGTAAACTCTGATAACAGAATAACCACTATCCGGGCCGGCGGACAAGATTTATCAGCCTGAAAGGTTGCAGATGAAAGTCATCCTCGCACAAACAGCCGGTTTCTGCAAGGGAGTCCGGCGGGCGATGGCCCGGGTGCTGGAGCAGAGCGACCAGGCGGCCGGCGGGCCTATTTTCACCGATGGTCCGCTGATCCACAATCCCCAGACTATCGAAATCCTGAAGCGCCGGGGCGTGCGGATCATGGACGAGGAAAACCACCCGTCGGAGGGAGAGACGATTTTCATCCGGACCCACGGGGTAACTCCCGAGCGGCGTGAGGAGATCAAGCGGATGGGCGGGCCGGTGTGCGACGCCACCTGCCCGGACGTGGCACGGATCCAGGGCCTGGTCCGCCGTCACCACAGGGCCGGAGAGATGGTGGTGATTGTAGGCGACCGCAAGCACGCGGAAGTGGTCGGGCTGGCCGGGTACGCAAAGGGTGAGGGCCACGTGCTCAATACGGTGAAGGAGGTCGCCGCTCTTCCCGAGGCCACCAGCGTATGCGTGGTGGCTCAGTCCACCCTGACCCGGGAAATTTACAAGCAGGTGACCGACGCGGTCAGGGAACGGTTCGGGAATGTGGAAGTGCTGGACACGATCTGTCCCAGCACACACCGCCGCCAGGACGAACTGCGGGAACTGGCCGCCGATGCGGATGCCGTTGTCGTTGTCGGCGGCAAAAACAGCGCGAACACGAGACACCTGGTTCAGATCAGCGAGGGAGTGAGAACGCCCACGTTCCACGTTGAAACAGCAGATGAACTTGAGGAAACCAGTCTCAGACGGTTCCGGACCGTGGCCGTAACCGCCGGCGCCAGCACTCCGAACTGGATTCTGATGCAGGTCGTCGAACGCCTTCGAGAAATAGAGCCCGAGAACGCAAGCGGCGCCTGGCGCCGGCTGAGACGGACGCTCCGGTTCATGGTACGCTCCAACCTCTATGTGGCCTTTGGCAGCGCGATGCTGTGCTATGCCAATGCGCGGCTGATGGGGATCAGTCTCGGCTGGCTGCCGTATGCAATCTCGTTCTGTTATATCCTGAGCGTGCACCTGATCAGCAGGTTCACCGTCAGCGGCGATGTCGTCCTGGAGAATCTGACAGCACCCATGCCCGGCTCCCGACTGAATAAATTGCTGCTCTGGCTTTCAATTGTAAGCGCCGCCGCCGCCCTGATACTGGCGGGAACGCAGGGAGCGGCCCCGTTCTTGATCATGTTCCTGCTGATCGGCCTGGGCATGATTTACCGGATCGACATCCCGGGAAAGCTGCTGGCAATCGGTGCTCGAAAGTTGTCTCTGCGGCTGATCCCGGCAAGCAAGGACCTGTTCATGGCCCTGGGGTGGTCGGTGGTGACAGTTATGTTTCCGTTTTACCTCAAGGGTCTGCCTCTGCTAACGCCCGCGTTCGCCCTGATTTTTATTTCAACATTCCTGCTGGTAACAGTCCGCTCCCTGCTGTTCGATCTTCGCGATATCCAGGGGGACCTGATCGTGGGCAGGGAGACCCTGCCGACCTTGATCGGCACGAAAAGGACATCGGCCCTGCTTTACTCGCTGACAACCCTCCAGGCGATCGTGATCGCCGCCGGAACGGTTGCCGGCTGGCTGAGTGGGTTCGGCTGGGTGATGCTTGCTGTGAGCGTTTACATTTTCTGCTACCTGCAACTCTTTCACCGCCGCACGCTCCAGGGAGAGATCCCTGTCGAGGTCACAGGCGACAGCCAGTTCGTGCTGGCGGGCGTCCTGGCGCTGCTTTTCAGTTGATTCGCCCCCGCTATTCCCTACTCCACCACTTGACTTTATCCTGTCGCAATCCTCATCTTTAGTTAGAGAATAGTATTGCATTGCCGCATTTTACCGCCGCGGTTTCCCACCATACTACGGGAGAAAGGAGCGGCAGCCATGCAGGATGACCTCAAACTTCGCGGACTTTCACGTAAAGACAGGCCAGCGCAGGTAGAAGAGCAGTTCAAGTTGTGGCAGTCCGGCGGCCGCCGGACCAGGCATGAGCCTGACCACCGGACCACTCGCTTTATCACGATTTCGCGGGAGTACGGCTGTGCTGGTTTCAGGATCGCCGACCGACTTGCCGAAATTCTCAACAGCCAGACCCGAGACCATCAACCGCCATGGACGGTGTACGACCGTAAGCTGGTCGACACGGTCTGCCGGAACCACAAGCTCAGCCGGGCGCTGGTCAACAGCCTGGACGATCAACGCAAATTCGCGTTCGGCGATTACATTACCGGGATCTTTACCGGCGAACCCTCCACCCTCCAGGTATTCAAAAAATTCGCCGAGACGATTTTCCAACTGGCGGCCCGCGGGCGGGTGATCCTGATCGGCAGGGGAAGCTGCGTGATCACCGCACATTTAAGCGGTGGACTTCATCTACGGGTTGTAGCTCCGCTTGACTGGCGGGTCAGGAAGGTGGCCGGTTACGAGGGGCTCGATGACCTGAAGCAGTGCAAGCGCCACGTTGAAAAAAACGACAGGGAGCGGGGCCGGTTCGTCAAAGACTTCATGGCCGCCAGCCTGAAAGACCCGCATCTCTACGATCTGGTGTGCAACCAGCAGCGGCTGGGGGTGGATGGCATTACCGACCTGATAATGCTGACACTCAAGATCAGGGGGAAAAAGTCTCTGCCAGAGCTAAGCGCGGTCTGAAAGTCTCGATGTCGTTCAGGCGGGCTGGACAGCCAGCGGCAGGCTGAACGAGAAGCGGCTGCCCTGACCCTCGATACTTTCGGCGCCGATCTCGCCGCCCATCGCCTGGACCAGGTTGCGGCAGATAGTCAGGCCCAGGCCGGAGCCTTTCATCCGCTCCACAGCCGCCGAGCGCCTGAACTTGTCGAATACGAACGGGACCTCCTCGGCGGGGATGCCCAATCCGGTATCGGTCACCTCGACTCGCGCGCAATCGCCCTCGCGGCGGCAGAACACGTCCACCCGTCCGCCTTCGCGGTTGTACTTCACCGCGTTGCCAACCAGGTTACTCACCACCCGCTCGAGCTGCACCGGATCGGCGGACACTTCCAGTTTTTCACCGGCTGGATGGTACAGACCGATCAGGTCTTTCTCCGCGAACTGCGTTTTCGAGAGTTCCACCACTCCCCCAACCAGCGAGTCCAGGTCGACAGTCTGCGGATTCAGCACAAGCTGGCCCGCCTCAAGGCGCGACAGGGTTAAAAAATCCCCGATCAGTTTTTCCATCTGGCTGCAGCACTTGATCACGTTGCCCAGCAGCTTTTTCTGTTTTTCGT
This region includes:
- the ispH gene encoding 4-hydroxy-3-methylbut-2-enyl diphosphate reductase, encoding MKVILAQTAGFCKGVRRAMARVLEQSDQAAGGPIFTDGPLIHNPQTIEILKRRGVRIMDEENHPSEGETIFIRTHGVTPERREEIKRMGGPVCDATCPDVARIQGLVRRHHRAGEMVVIVGDRKHAEVVGLAGYAKGEGHVLNTVKEVAALPEATSVCVVAQSTLTREIYKQVTDAVRERFGNVEVLDTICPSTHRRQDELRELAADADAVVVVGGKNSANTRHLVQISEGVRTPTFHVETADELEETSLRRFRTVAVTAGASTPNWILMQVVERLREIEPENASGAWRRLRRTLRFMVRSNLYVAFGSAMLCYANARLMGISLGWLPYAISFCYILSVHLISRFTVSGDVVLENLTAPMPGSRLNKLLLWLSIVSAAAALILAGTQGAAPFLIMFLLIGLGMIYRIDIPGKLLAIGARKLSLRLIPASKDLFMALGWSVVTVMFPFYLKGLPLLTPAFALIFISTFLLVTVRSLLFDLRDIQGDLIVGRETLPTLIGTKRTSALLYSLTTLQAIVIAAGTVAGWLSGFGWVMLAVSVYIFCYLQLFHRRTLQGEIPVEVTGDSQFVLAGVLALLFS
- a CDS encoding cytidylate kinase-like family protein, with the translated sequence MQDDLKLRGLSRKDRPAQVEEQFKLWQSGGRRTRHEPDHRTTRFITISREYGCAGFRIADRLAEILNSQTRDHQPPWTVYDRKLVDTVCRNHKLSRALVNSLDDQRKFAFGDYITGIFTGEPSTLQVFKKFAETIFQLAARGRVILIGRGSCVITAHLSGGLHLRVVAPLDWRVRKVAGYEGLDDLKQCKRHVEKNDRERGRFVKDFMAASLKDPHLYDLVCNQQRLGVDGITDLIMLTLKIRGKKSLPELSAV